A region of the Candidatus Paceibacterota bacterium genome:
CTTTGACCATCTGGTAGGGATGGAGTACGTAGGATCGAATCTGGCTCCCCCACTCAATCTCAGTGGTCTTTGAGACAGCAAGTCCGCGCGCTTCGCGGTCGCGGTCTTCTTCAGCTTTACGCGCGAGTTTACCTTTAAGGATCTCGAGCGCCTTCTCTTTGTTCTGCGCTTGTGAGCGCTCGGACTCGACATGGACTGCGATATTAGTCGGGGTGTGTACGATTCGCACCGCCGTGTCGCGCTTATTCACGTTTTGCCCGCCGGGGCCACTTGAGCGCGCAAAGGAAATGTCGAGCTCTGATTCATCGAGTTCAACACCGGCCGTCTTGGGGATCTCGGGCACCACCTCAACCATTGAAAATGATGTGTGCCGCTGCTTCTTAGAACTAAAAGGTGAGATACGTACGAGCCGGTGCACGCCGGACTCGTTCTTGAGTGCGCCGTAGACATTCTTACCGACTACCTCGAAGGTGATGTTGCGATAACCGCCGTGGTCATTCTCGTTTTGATGTAGGATACTCGTCTCCCATCCACGACCCTCACAGTACTTGAAATACATCCGAAGAAGCATTGCTGAGAAATCTTCAGCATCATCGCCGCCCGCACCGGAGAAGATCGTGATGATCGCGTTCCCACGGTCGTACACGCTGCCTCCCTCAGCTTCTGCTTTGAGTTCTTGAAGCTCTTTGATAATGGCTTGTGCACGGTCTTTA
Encoded here:
- a CDS encoding PCRF domain-containing protein, which encodes MTEKADLQKKIDELEAEMLKSDFWADKDRAQAIIKELQELKAEAEGGSVYDRGNAIITIFSGAGGDDAEDFSAMLLRMYFKYCEGRGWETSILHQNENDHGGYRNITFEVVGKNVYGALKNESGVHRLVRISPFSSKKQRHTSFSMVEVVPEIPKTAGVELDESELDISFARSSGPGGQNVNKRDTAVRIVHTPTNIAVHVESERSQAQNKEKALEILKGKLARKAEEDRDREARGLAVSKTTEIEWGSQIRSYVLHPYQMVKDHRTNTEVRDVDAVLDGDVQEFIDAEREL